In Bacillus toyonensis BCT-7112, a single window of DNA contains:
- a CDS encoding DUF4176 domain-containing protein has product MMIYGRKQEDSKTKETWDYVACYYPIGNVSTEYNMFFNHEYISEVIFTGYINGDEIKLREDLK; this is encoded by the coding sequence TTGATGATATATGGTAGAAAACAGGAAGATTCAAAAACTAAGGAAACTTGGGATTATGTGGCTTGTTATTATCCTATTGGAAATGTTTCAACTGAATATAATATGTTTTTTAACCATGAATACATATCAGAAGTTATTTTTACTGGTTACATAAATGGGGATGAAATTAAGTTGCGTGAAGATTTGAAATAA
- a CDS encoding WXG100 family type VII secretion target has protein sequence MAGQIRMSPEELKSKAARYGQGANQIEDILSQLQNLQNELRGEWEGRAFEGFDQQFNQLKPKVQNFAQLLQEINMQLNKTAEAVASHDEELSRNFGLK, from the coding sequence ATGGCTGGACAAATTCGTATGTCACCAGAGGAGCTTAAATCGAAAGCAGCTCGATATGGACAAGGTGCAAATCAAATTGAGGACATTTTAAGTCAACTACAAAACTTACAAAATGAATTAAGAGGAGAATGGGAAGGTCGTGCTTTCGAAGGTTTTGATCAACAGTTCAATCAATTAAAGCCAAAAGTACAAAACTTCGCACAGCTATTACAAGAAATTAATATGCAGCTTAATAAAACTGCAGAGGCTGTTGCTTCTCATGATGAAGAATTATCACGTAATTTCGGTTTGAAATAA